AGATTGTTCCTCCTTTGTCATTGTTCTTTGAAAATGAATTGAGACAACTGCAGGCCAGtgttaatgctttgttttagcCAGAGGCAGACACATGAAACGAGCTGTATGAGGCACTGAGCTGACAGGAGCCACTGGCACtgttgagacacacacacacacacacacatataggcATCCATGCACTCTCTGCCCACCGAGCAGACAACAGATGAAATTCTAGCTGAAGACAGTTTCCCTGCAGGAGTATTGGCTTTGGGGAATGGAAGCTGCATGCATTTTCCCCTGTCTCCTTTCCTCGTCATCGGTTCAGGGATAAACATGTCTGAATACGGCACTTCATCTGAATTTACTGATGATTACAGAAAATTGCTCATTACAACAGACCTGCGCtgcctttttaaataaaggggCAATCAACTCTTGCGCATTCACAGTTGCCTCCGCTCGAGCCCTCCTTAACACATCTATAAGAATATTGACTGAGGCTTTGGCAGACAGCACAGAGACTATTATGTTGGGGAGAGGCGGTAACACAACATCGCCACTGAAAACAATAGCGCCTGCGTTTAAAGTATAAAACAGAAGAATCTCTTCCCAGTGTGCTCACTGAAGATGGCTCTCTGTGTGATATTTCATTTGGCTCTAAATATAGCTACAGGTTTGCCTGCAGTGGGACCTGTTTAAAGAGACAACAGTAACCTGGCAGAGTGCAAATGTGAGAGCAAGGAGAGCTATTCCTCTTCTTAAACTCCAACTATTATGAACTGCTCTTGCTCTCAGTCATTGCCATGGACAGCAACATTACAATGACTCTGATCTTTCCTTCCTCCACGCCTTTCCTGGCTCCGTCCGTGTTGGTTCATTATGCATGTGTCTCTGCTTGAACATGATTAATATTTCCCAAAGAAAGAGTTTGGCATCAAAGCTCCTCGCTGCACCCAAGCAGATTTTCTtgtgtgatcacacacacagttccagtGCAAAAAACACCTACAATTCAAGACATATGTTTAAGGGATACAGACCCACAATTGATGCTCCATTGGCATATACTTCATGCTGTCTCTAGCGAACTGACAGTGGGATGTTAAGCGCTGAGTGATAATGTAAAAAGACATGCGCTTGTGTAAGACTCAGCAGAGATTAACCTGACAACTGTCAGCTCCTGCAGAAGATCTGGGTGCGAAAGAGAGTGTATAAATAAATCTGATGTCTGAGGGGCTAATCTGATGTGTGcatatgtgagagagagagagagatagagtgtgtgcatgtgtatgtgtgtgagtgtgtgtgtgtgatccggGTGGATAATAACGGGATGTGATCTAAAAGTAAGAGTGGTGTAATCCTGTTTCAATTTATACTGCAGGATAGTTCacaaatatgtgtaaaataaacaacaaatccTGAGTTGATAAGCCATGGGTGGATTTGCTGAGGGAAGAAGCTAAAATTGTACCGAGAAGCGAAATAGAATAAGACGGAAGATAAAGCAGGATGATGGCACACAATACTGCAGCTATTCCAAACTCCTGAGTACCTCCTTAGCCTTcagacacatgcagacacacagagtcagaaaaacacaccaagatgcacacacacacacacacacacacacctgccaagCATGGATAAAGGAGGGATTAAAGTGTGTCAGAAAAGGAAACCACAGAGAGGCATGAATCACTGTTTCCTTTAGAGGACTTGTGCACCTACAGATGCATCGtctcacacaaatgcaaacgCACAGAAAAGCGCCGCTAACTGTTACATTTTCGGCACAACAGTGCAGATAATGGCCCGCCAGTTTGTTCAAATATAAATCACCCAGTATGTTGTGGTTCTTTGTCAAGTCGTGCTTtttgcatctgtgtttgtttgtgtggggcAAACACATGCTTGCATACAATGGCTCATCATTTTtctgaaaatctgaaaatcccCGGCCATCATGGTTACTTTGCCAATGATCACAAGCCATGCCTTTGTCTGTCGTGATTTCAGCATCAGTAAATCAGCATGTTTGGTACACTCCAGCCACAAAGCAGATGTCAGTGGATCAGAGGCTCTCAAACTGAGCTGTGATGATAGGACTGAAGAAGGCTGGGTAACAAGAAGACGTGTCAGTCCAACAGAACTCGCAACAGAAAGCGCATCTTCATCATTGGCTAATTTATGTAAATGATCTTGTCTGCATCTGTAATCTACTATTCACTAGTTTGGTTGTTTGTTCTCAAGCTGTGTGTTGGAGGAGAAATGCTTTCCTCCAGGCTGAATGGAGTTAATTGGACATAAGCTTTGGAGGAGAACATCTCCAAATGCTGATGATGTCTATGACTGGCATGACAGCTGCTAGTGGAGAGCTTCATAAAACtaatctctcgctctctcctctcccttttGCCCCACTCTCACATCTCCCCTCCTCCTTGCTACAccctgcatcacacacacaccttccctGTCCCAACCTTTATGCCCCCTAATTTTCATTCCCTGTAGAGGCTGAAGGACCTCAAGCAAAGGGAGTTTGCTCGCAACGTGGCCTCAAAATCATGGAAGGACCAGCGCAAACAGGAGAAGGCTGTCAGGCGGCTGCACCAACTAGCACAGCTGCAACAGGAAACTCAGCGGTGagtgggaggtgtgtgtgtgtgtgtgtgtgtgtgtaatgagacCAGGGGCAGGAGTCCAGGGAGGTTACAGTGTGTCACATCCAGTCAACATTTCCTAGATTTGATGGATGCATCCATGGATGTGAGAGCACTCCGTTGGCCTACATAAGCCACAGGTGAAGTAAATATAACAGGACACGTTCCTGCTAACACTCTGAGAGTGGATTGTTTGTGGGTGCAGCAGGTGGAGCTTCAGAGTAGAATGAATaggtgaaaaatgaaaaagaagaagtgaattAAAATGGAGAATGAATGAAACTTGTCTCAGGGGTTGCACACCTGAAACAATGAAAACGTCGCCACGAAGCAATGCATCACATCATAATGAACTTGATTGCGCCCACGACGTGTGcaattaaatcacttttatagaaaagagcaaaacagaaatgattactTGTATGAGAACTTAAAGAAGGTAGTATAGGAGGCCAGATTGGGGTCCTGTTATATCCACCCCACGTGTATTTTAAAGGGAATAATGAGTAATTACAGAATTTTCTGAAACTTAATGACTCAGCAATAGATCTGTGTGATTACCCTTTATCACTAACAGAAATCTATGACCGTGTAGGACTTTTGAAGGATAACAAATCCCCTGGAACAGATGGTTTATCTTCAAAGTTTTGTGAATAATTTCCTCAGCGCCCCTTTTTCTCGCAAGTGTTTAATGAGACTTTATTAGCCAGTGCCTTACCTTGAAGTGTGACTCAAGGCTTCACAAAGACTTACTTTATATTGACAACTGGTGCCCCATTCGCCTGTTtaataatgactttaaaatgttcaccctTATCCTTGCTTGAAATTTTTTTGAAGTACAAGTAGAAATCATCAAACAGTTTTAAGAGCTAATGTGACATCCAGCAAGGAAAGACTTTTTTAACTTGCTGCCCAACTTGAATGTGCTTGAGTTGAAAGGACAGCACACATGTTGGATAGAGAGTTGGGATCAAACTAAGCTTAGGTCAAacatattgtatttttcttgtcaCCTCTTGTTGCAGAGACTCAGTGAGGACATACGGGCTAAGAAGTAGAGTCAGGGCTGCGTGCcaacagcgagagagagaccaCAGTCCTGAAGAAAAACCTGAACCTTTTAACCACATCCAGCGATCGTATGCTACGCAAACCAGCACAGCTGGTCTCAGTAAACTACCTGAAGATCCATGCCGAGCTCCTTGCCAAGCAACGTTGGCTACCGCAGAGTCCACACTAATCACACATCCAGAATCCAATACAGACCCCCATGTGGTAATCCAGCCATCTTGTACAGGCTCATATCCCCAGCTGCCTCTCCCTGAGCGGGAGAGAGTTGGTGGCAGACTTGGGGTGTCCTTCTGCTTCTCCCGCAGGGGACCCAGGCTGGAACCATCTGCCTCTGTCTTCTCAGACCtcgaggaggaagaaagagaaaagagggagcAAATGAAAGAAAGGATAAAAGAAATAATGGATGATACTGACAGGGAGATTGGGGccgcagaggagaggaagcaggGCATGAGTGAAAGGCATAAGTCTAACTCTGACAGTGTTGGACCAAGCGAAGCGAGGTCAATCCCtggagagacagtgagagaagaggaggagattgCAAAAACAGACGTCGTAAAAGAACACCCTCTTATTTCCACAGCAGCATCCAATAATCACACCCACAATTCATTATTCTCACCATCACAGACCCAGGTGACCGTACGGGCCAGAGAAGTAGCAGGGGCACACATGGATAcagaagagacagacagtgataCGGAGGTAAAGGCACAAACAGAAgcaaggagggaggagagtgaGCACATGTCTGTGCTAGGGAAAGATGGCTCCACCCAGCTGAGATGGCCTGTCAGTTTACTTAAGTTCACTAAGTGTCAACCGCACATTTCCTTCAGCTGCAACCCACTCCACTTGAAACCCCAACGACCAGAACAACTCACAGATGATCGGCAGGCGTTACAACAGAATCAGCTGTGTGCTCTCGCAGATCAATCAAGCTCCTGCGTGTCAGTTACTCTCATATCAGATGCTCACTCCAgctcacaaagacagacaagacaCGAGGTGAGTGCGCCGGAACAGACAATTGCAGAGGAGAATTCCAAGGCAGAGCAACACATTGATGTGGAGACGAAAGCACACCtgttccacacaaaaaaaacatcggAAACAGGAGCTGAAAGAGAAAGATGCAGTTTAAGTGTGGAGAACTGTGTGAGGGCAGCCTCCCATCCATTTGACCCTGCCAATAGTGACAGCTCTGACACAAACTCCCAGAATCCTCTGGGAGGAAGATTAGGGGTTGCAAGAGGGATAAGGGAAAGAGCCATCACAGCCCTGAGCTGCAAATTAGAGTCTGTCACCCAGTCTGGCACACAGGGGATGTGCATTAGCCCATCCAGGTGTGAGTGTAGGAGTAAGGCAACGTCTGAGTGTGCCGGTGCTCCGGCGCTGTACGTGCGTGCCTCAGAAGTGTCACGCAAAAAGAGGAAAGCCAGCACAAAGAAATACAACCTGGGAAAGAAGAAGCCGAGCGAAGAAGAAAAAGCTTCAAAGAAGTGCCAATCAACAAGGTGCAAAGTGAGGAGTGTTGTCTCTACAGTCTCCACCGTCAGAGAAGGGAAGGGAAAGGCTGCAGGGAGCTGGGGGAAGAAACGGAGGCAAAAGCAACGTAGGGAAGTGAGGATGAGGTGTGGGGTGCAGAGAGCAGGGAGCAGTTGTCTCCAGGGGAGGTGTGAGGCTAAGCCAGTATCTGTCTCTGTCCGGAAGAAGAGGCCCCACAGGAGCCACAGCACTGACTCCCAGTCACAGCCAGAAGACTGCGGCGCTTACTCCAGACTCAccagacacacagcagacagagacacCGAGGGGGAGGGAAAGCGAGACGGCGTTGCAGTGCCTTTTCCTCGGCGGTCTCACTTCTCCTTACACTCCTTCTCACCAGGATGCGACTCAAAGCAGTTTTGGGAAAAGGGTCACCATAGCAACCCCAGGAGTTTCATTGACGGCTGTTACCGTGACAACAACTGTGGTAGCGGCCcagcgagaaagagagaactCCCCCACAAGGACAGGAAATTCATTCATAGCAGGAGGAAGAGTTCGAGGCATTGTGAAGTCTGGGAAGAGAGGGGCAGGAAAATGGGAGGGAATTcaagcagcagacacagagacttAATATCAGACACAGAGCAGTGGGAGTGGTTAACAGGAAAGTGCACAGGAGGTAATGAGCAGGGCAGGTCAATGACGGGGTGGAGATCAAGAAATAGAGCAGTAGAGAGGGATCAGGTGGTCAGGTTTAGCCCCAGCACCAGCAGCTGGGGCAGGAGAGGCAGACATGTTAGCACAGAGGATGCAGACTGGGACAGGTGCAGTGTGGACAGATGGACATGGGGCAGCAGCGACAGCTGGGAGGACAGGGGAGCGCACAACTCCACGTTAGCCTCCAGAACAGGGGCTGACAGCAGAGACAGCCTGGGCTGTGTGTGGAGAAGCACAGGCACCAGACCCTCAAACTCCAGACACTTCTCCAGCCCTGAGTGGTGGACAAGCAGGCAGACGTACAGCCCCCAGAGTGTGATCAACACAAGAGCAAGCAGATGTTTTAGCCCACGCTCCTGCAGCCCCTGCAGTAGCACTAGCGTCTCCGAGCTGAGCTGGGagtggagcaggagcagcaccTGCTCAGAGGTTACAGTAGACGGGCTGCAGTCATCAGAAGCGACAGGTCTCTCATTGGAGCCCCCACAAGAGGCAaaaaggcagaggaggagttCCATACCCACTACACCCGACATTACATCTTGTTCCTCCGCTCCCACAGTTCCAGGTCTTAAAATGCACCAATGTCAAACAACAAATCCTTTTCAGCTAGAAGAGGCAAATTCACAGTCTGATCTCACCCCTGGATCCGCAGCCTCTGTCACTACAGGCAGCTCAGGCATATCTCTTCAAGGACTATCCCCCAGTAAGTCTTTACCACAGAAACAAGCTCGAACGTTGTTTCTGCCCCTCATTGGAAAACTACCTGCGATGCAGAGAAAAGCCAGAAGGAAAAAGTGGCTGCTGGAGAAGAGTCAGGacaaagagggagaagaggaagaggaagctaAGTGTATTGGAGTGGGCCCAGAAGCAGTCATTGACAGTCGGCAGCATTCTCTGGACATGGCTGAGTCCAAACCCAGAAGCATGCCAAATCTCTGCCCATCACAGTTTAGGACTGACGACAAGCAGACAGGTGGAGAGACAGCAGCGCCAATCAGCTTTACTGCTGAGGAGATTGACAAATATCGCCTCCTGCAAGAGCAGGCAAGAGAGCACATGCAGAAAGTTTTGGAAAAGATGCAGGAGAGTGCAGAGGCACGCAAAGAgacaaactacacacacaccacacaaggAGAGAACTGTGGAACTGCAGGGGAACAATACACACCTGTACCTGCAACCCTGCACAACCACTCACAGCCTCAAACCCAGTCAATTCACACAGACATGATGCAGACACAAGCACAGCACGCCCTTCAGGACAGGCTCCCACTCCTACATGTGCCCGCACACGAGAGCTTTACTCAGCCCATGACTCTGGGTGTCCCTAACCTCCCCCCTCTGCCATCCTCCCCCCTTCATCACATTATTTTACAACACACAGGCCTCTCCATGCCCccgtcctcctcatcctcttccacCTCAGCCCCGTCCCCTGCCATCCATCCACATCGTGCCATCCAACCACATCCACTTCCACCCAtccacccctccctctctcatcaCCTTCACCTCTCTcctttctccatctcctccctGTTTCCCTCCATCCTGCTGTCCCATCAACCCATCactctcctcccacagtccgcTGCTTTCCACGCCACGCAACTGGCTCCCCTCTCCCCAGTAGCACTTCAACCCTTGAACCCTCAGCCTTTCATGGACAGAGTCTGGCCATTGAGGTTTCAACAGAAGGCGCTATGATTTTCATAGAGCGGCTGCCATGTTTATTAATCTTCCTTGGCAACACGGACTGGTGAGAGGAGGAACTTTATACTCCAACTCTTCTGCTCATATGCACTCACAAATTAaagtttgtttcactgtttaGCCTCTGCTGTGTTGCACCAGACAGTGAGAAGAGAAGGCTTTGATCTTTTCCTTTTCAACCATTTCTCATTCAGGCCcagaataaaaaggaaaagtgcACCTGCAATTCAAAGACAAACTGGGCTGGTGTCATCCTCTCTGTTTCCTGCTGAACCACACACAGATCAACTGCCTTTTGAAGTATCATTCATGCAGGGAGAGGGGTGGGGGTCACAATAAAGTGATACTCTATCCCTAGCTCCATTTCATACGGGTTATCTTACTCTGAGTGGGACTTtcaacaaacataaataacattcaAGGGACTGGGGCCAGACTACAGTCATATtacaaccgtgtgtgtgtgcatgtgtgtgtgtgtgtgtgtgtgtgtgtgcgatagAGATAATTatagaaagacacacacatcataagAGCTCATTTCCATATCTGACATCTGTTTTGTCTCTATAGTGTAAATATCCTGACAGTGAGTGATGACACTAGATTCACAGGAAACAATACCATAAAGGATGAACTTAACCTTTAGCAGTAGATGAATATTAGACACCTGGTGGCGTCAGTGACACAAGCACTCCAGAAACCTTTCAAATTCATCCGTGGcaagacatttttctttcatgtagCATTTAACAAATCAATTGCTGGGACGGCAATGAATGAACCTGAGCTGTAACATTAAACCTTGGTTGAAAATAATTTTGTCTCTCTGCCTGATTCGCAATGATTTTACAACATCACCCACATACAGAATTTATACACTGTGGTTTATCATTTTCTCACAGTGAGAGTCCAGAGTCTTTATAAGATGACAGAGCAGTGGTTCCAAGCCTGTCAATGTTATGATCCTTCAATATGATGTAATGTGTGACCCTTTGTCAAAGTGTTCAGAACTGTACGCATTGAAGATGTTggagcatgaaaaaaaaaaagaatagggagtattattattttttttaaatcacagtacttttccaaagaagaagaattttaattattatttcctACACTGCTTTATTTTGTGACCCCCCTGTCCCCAGATTAAAAACGAGGTGGTGTAACAAAGTAATGTTGAAAATTGTAAAAgcctgtgtttatttaaaaaaaaaagcaatatattcaataaaatgtgtgcaaaaaatattcaagctttatttatttttattttccctttctAATTCAAGGATCAGTCTGTTTTTGCTGTTAAATGcgcccattttttttttattattttatttgtattttcttcgTGCATGTCTTGCCATTGGTTACAGTGGCTAGCAACTGTTGCTATGCATCCATGCGTGGTTAATGGTGAAGCCGTGAATATATGAAACTTGCTTGCCAAACAGTTGATCACTGCAGCGGCCGGCACTCGGGGAGCAGAACACAGAAGGCAACAGAGCGGCATCCAGATGGTCTATGGACTTAGACTACCCAGAGTGCTTTGAGGGACCGGATTGATTTGCCCTCTGTGATATGAGTAGTCACAGACatacaggtgtgtgagtgtatgtgagagagagcgagagagagagagacaaaagcaGATGCAATACAAGACACAAAATGTAAATTCCCAGTCCTGAGATTTTGGCTGGAAATATAAGTCAGCTCCTGCAGAGATTCAGTAATTAGAGCACAAtttatctctctcctccttGTGACCCCTGAGCATACACTGGCATGTGTTTAGGGGGCTGTAATAATGAGATGTGATGCTCGGTTATAAGACAGCGTGGC
Above is a window of Solea senegalensis isolate Sse05_10M unplaced genomic scaffold, IFAPA_SoseM_1 scf7180000013654, whole genome shotgun sequence DNA encoding:
- the LOC122760453 gene encoding G patch domain-containing protein 8-like isoform X1, which gives rise to MCSCPTDDSMPSSDSRGGARHFQIEDSRSETLCSGRALTGTASVRNPTSRTRHFYTHFPTSLSMGPKPREAPGMACSACYYLVISSTHLTNGHFRRVKGVFRGPLCPTASSDSPERTDGALGCSLEDLKALFYCELCDKQYLRHQEFDNHINSYDHAHKQRLKDLKQREFARNVASKSWKDQRKQEKAVRRLHQLAQLQQETQRDSVRTYGLRSRVRAACQQRERDHSPEEKPEPFNHIQRSYATQTSTAGLSKLPEDPCRAPCQATLATAESTLITHPESNTDPHVVIQPSCTGSYPQLPLPERERVGGRLGVSFCFSRRGPRLEPSASVFSDLEEEEREKREQMKERIKEIMDDTDREIGAAEERKQGMSERHKSNSDSVGPSEARSIPGETVREEEEIAKTDVVKEHPLISTAASNNHTHNSLFSPSQTQVTVRAREVAGAHMDTEETDSDTEVKAQTEARREESEHMSVLGKDGSTQLRWPVSLLKFTKCQPHISFSCNPLHLKPQRPEQLTDDRQALQQNQLCALADQSSSCVSVTLISDAHSSSQRQTRHEVSAPEQTIAEENSKAEQHIDVETKAHLFHTKKTSETGAERERCSLSVENCVRAASHPFDPANSDSSDTNSQNPLGGRLGVARGIRERAITALSCKLESVTQSGTQGMCISPSRCECRSKATSECAGAPALYVRASEVSRKKRKASTKKYNLGKKKPSEEEKASKKCQSTRCKVRSVVSTVSTVREGKGKAAGSWGKKRRQKQRREVRMRCGVQRAGSSCLQGRCEAKPVSVSVRKKRPHRSHSTDSQSQPEDCGAYSRLTRHTADRDTEGEGKRDGVAVPFPRRSHFSLHSFSPGCDSKQFWEKGHHSNPRSFIDGCYRDNNCGSGPARKRELPHKDRKFIHSRRKSSRHCEVWEERGRKMGGNSSSRHRDLISDTEQWEWLTGKCTGGNEQGRSMTGWRSRNRAVERDQVVRFSPSTSSWGRRGRHVSTEDADWDRCSVDRWTWGSSDSWEDRGAHNSTLASRTGADSRDSLGCVWRSTGTRPSNSRHFSSPEWWTSRQTYSPQSVINTRASRCFSPRSCSPCSSTSVSELSWEWSRSSTCSEVTVDGLQSSEATGLSLEPPQEAKRQRRSSIPTTPDITSCSSAPTVPGLKMHQCQTTNPFQLEEANSQSDLTPGSAASVTTGSSGISLQGLSPSKSLPQKQARTLFLPLIGKLPAMQRKARRKKWLLEKSQDKEGEEEEEAKCIGVGPEAVIDSRQHSLDMAESKPRSMPNLCPSQFRTDDKQTGGETAAPISFTAEEIDKYRLLQEQAREHMQKVLEKMQESAEARKETNYTHTTQGENCGTAGEQYTPVPATLHNHSQPQTQSIHTDMMQTQAQHALQDRLPLLHVPAHESFTQPMTLGVPNLPPLPSSPLHHIILQHTGLSMPPSSSSSSTSAPSPAIHPHRAIQPHPLPPIHPSLSHHLHLSPFSISSLFPSILLSHQPITLLPQSAAFHATQLAPLSPVALQPLNPQPFMDRVWPLRFQQKAL
- the LOC122760453 gene encoding G patch domain-containing protein 8-like isoform X2, which codes for MGPKPREAPGMACSACYYLVISSTHLTNGHFRRVKGVFRGPLCPTASSDSPERTDGALGCSLEDLKALFYCELCDKQYLRHQEFDNHINSYDHAHKQRLKDLKQREFARNVASKSWKDQRKQEKAVRRLHQLAQLQQETQRDSVRTYGLRSRVRAACQQRERDHSPEEKPEPFNHIQRSYATQTSTAGLSKLPEDPCRAPCQATLATAESTLITHPESNTDPHVVIQPSCTGSYPQLPLPERERVGGRLGVSFCFSRRGPRLEPSASVFSDLEEEEREKREQMKERIKEIMDDTDREIGAAEERKQGMSERHKSNSDSVGPSEARSIPGETVREEEEIAKTDVVKEHPLISTAASNNHTHNSLFSPSQTQVTVRAREVAGAHMDTEETDSDTEVKAQTEARREESEHMSVLGKDGSTQLRWPVSLLKFTKCQPHISFSCNPLHLKPQRPEQLTDDRQALQQNQLCALADQSSSCVSVTLISDAHSSSQRQTRHEVSAPEQTIAEENSKAEQHIDVETKAHLFHTKKTSETGAERERCSLSVENCVRAASHPFDPANSDSSDTNSQNPLGGRLGVARGIRERAITALSCKLESVTQSGTQGMCISPSRCECRSKATSECAGAPALYVRASEVSRKKRKASTKKYNLGKKKPSEEEKASKKCQSTRCKVRSVVSTVSTVREGKGKAAGSWGKKRRQKQRREVRMRCGVQRAGSSCLQGRCEAKPVSVSVRKKRPHRSHSTDSQSQPEDCGAYSRLTRHTADRDTEGEGKRDGVAVPFPRRSHFSLHSFSPGCDSKQFWEKGHHSNPRSFIDGCYRDNNCGSGPARKRELPHKDRKFIHSRRKSSRHCEVWEERGRKMGGNSSSRHRDLISDTEQWEWLTGKCTGGNEQGRSMTGWRSRNRAVERDQVVRFSPSTSSWGRRGRHVSTEDADWDRCSVDRWTWGSSDSWEDRGAHNSTLASRTGADSRDSLGCVWRSTGTRPSNSRHFSSPEWWTSRQTYSPQSVINTRASRCFSPRSCSPCSSTSVSELSWEWSRSSTCSEVTVDGLQSSEATGLSLEPPQEAKRQRRSSIPTTPDITSCSSAPTVPGLKMHQCQTTNPFQLEEANSQSDLTPGSAASVTTGSSGISLQGLSPSKSLPQKQARTLFLPLIGKLPAMQRKARRKKWLLEKSQDKEGEEEEEAKCIGVGPEAVIDSRQHSLDMAESKPRSMPNLCPSQFRTDDKQTGGETAAPISFTAEEIDKYRLLQEQAREHMQKVLEKMQESAEARKETNYTHTTQGENCGTAGEQYTPVPATLHNHSQPQTQSIHTDMMQTQAQHALQDRLPLLHVPAHESFTQPMTLGVPNLPPLPSSPLHHIILQHTGLSMPPSSSSSSTSAPSPAIHPHRAIQPHPLPPIHPSLSHHLHLSPFSISSLFPSILLSHQPITLLPQSAAFHATQLAPLSPVALQPLNPQPFMDRVWPLRFQQKAL